TAACTATTACGTTAGCTACAAGCTCAATCGGACAACAGGTTTTCTGACTCTCTCCAAACGCCTCAAAACAACTGGCGATGGAGTGTTTACATGCCCTTCATTAACACTAGAATTTGGCTCGCTATCTTCATCTGATAAATTGACTGGCGGCTGCGGCACGCTGGTTGAATCTTGCCTATAATCTAAACCTAAGTTAGATTGCTCACACAATTCCAGGACAGGTATATCTAGCTCTTCAATTTCGTTTGGCACCTTATTGTGAGCCTTGATCAAATGATCAACATGAACATACCTCGTTTTATGGCCAGTCTTAACCAAATAAGCTCTAGGTCCACAGACCTTAACTACCCTTCTCAGAATCCACCTTTCAGTACTACTACTGGCTTGGGTATTTCGCACTCGAACCACGTCCTTCTCTACAAACAGCCTATCCTGACAACTGTTCGAGTCCTTATATtccttttgcttgttttgtttactCTCTACCGTTCGGGCTAGATTCGGTTTCACTAGACTTAAACGCGTACGCAGACGACGTCTCATCAACAATTCAGCTGGCATAGCACTTGTGGTGCTGTGAGGGGTGCAGGTGCGCGCTAATGCCTTCATTGCACAAACGCCTGGGTGCTCCCAGTGCCACTACTTTAACATCTTTTCTCTGAATACTTGGGGAATGACCACCCCGGAGCCCCAAAGAATGCAATTTTGTTCACAAGAAAGTTCATTCCGGCGGGTATGGTAGGGTTTTAAATCTTCAGTATCAGCTTCGGGCCACCCTAACATAACCCAATCAAGTACTTTGCTTAGCACAGGGTCCTGCAAAGTGGCTTTCCCGATATCCGTTGCGGTTATGGGAAAATCCCTATCAATAGCACTTAAAGTGTAGATCTCACTCTCACTGCCTATATTAGAATCTTCGTGGGGTAATCTGGAGAGTGCATCACAGTTGCTGTGCTTCGCAGAGCTCCTGTACTCAATTTGATACTCATATGCTGAAAGGACAATCGCCCAACGCTGCATACGAGCAGCTGCAAGCGGCGGTATAGCAGTTTTAGGGCCCAAAATAGTCAACAGTGGCTGGTGGTCAGTCACTAATATGAACTTTCGTCCATACAAAAACTGGTGGAACTTTTTAACCCCAAAAATGATCGACAAAGCCTCCCGCTCGATTTGGGCGTAATTTTTCTCACTTGAGCTGAGGGTGCGAGAAGCATATGCTATCGGCCTTTCTTGGCCATCCTCCATTACGTGACTCAGCACTGCCCCCAAGCCATAACTTGATGCGTCACACGCTAACCTAAGCTTGCGATTCAGATCATAGTGGACCAACAATGAATCACTAGTTAGGCCCTCCTTGCATGCCTCGAAAGCTTTCTTACAGTCATCTGACCATTCCCATCGAACATTTTTCTGCAAAAGCCGATGCAGCGGTGCTAAAATTGTAGCTAGGCCTGGTAAAAAGGAATGATAATACTGAACCATGCCTAGGAAAGACCTGAGTTCATTCACATTTTGTGGGGCTGGGGCTCGTTTCACTGCGTTAATCTTCTCTTCTACTGGCTGCAAACCTTCAGCGCTTATTCTCAAGCCTAGATAGACCACTTCAGGTTTCAAAAATTCACATTTTGGtagttttaaatgcaaattgTATCTGTGTAACCTGTCCAAAACATCTGCAAGTATCCTGAGATTTTCCTGCCAGTCATTTCCCCCTATTAAAATGTCATCCTGTTTACAAACACATTTCTCAACCCCCAGAAGAATTTGATCCATCTTTGCTTGAAAGATTTTTGGAGAAAACTTGATAGGGCAATTTTAAGTAGGAATACAGACCTTTGTGAGTGGCAATTGTTAAGTATTCCTGACTTTCTTTGTCGACATTCAGCTGGGCATAAGCATGTGATAGATCAAGCTTACTAAATACCTTAGAGCCGACTAGTGCGGTATATAAATCCTGAGTTGTAGGTAAAACATATTGCTCATCTTCAACAGACTGATTGATAGTTGACTTATAGTCTCCGCAAATTCTAACTGTGTTATCGGCCTTTGGCACCACCACAATTGGGCTAGCCCAACATGACTTCTCAGTTTTCTCAATGACCCCGTTCCTTTCGAGTTTGTCTAACTCCCTTTCGACTTGTTCCTTTAACGCATATGGAACTCTACGCGCTTTCACAAACACAGGTCTTGTATCGTCTCTCATGGTAATATGCGCCTCAAGGCCCCTCATACCTTCATAACTCTCAGTGAACAATTCGCTATATTTAGAGAGCAAATCATTCAATTGACTATCAGCATTCAAAGCGTCTCCCTTCGGAATACAGAAGATCTCACCCCACTCTAACTTAATGTGCCGCAGCCAGTTTTTACCAAGTAAGGTGGGATTAGCTACAAGAATGGGTAAAGAGTATTGTTTACCCTTGTACATTATGTCACAATACATTTCGCCTAACACCTCAAGTACCTCACCTGTATATGTCTTCAATGTTACTTGTGAGGGAGTCAAAGGCTTATCTGCAAACTTCTCGAAATATTCACCTTTACTCATTATTGAGAAATCTGCAGCTGTGTTCAACTCCATCATGCATGGTTTACCATTGATTTTCATTTCTAAAGTATACCTGTGGCCTATTTTGGTCAAGCGAATACAGAGAATAAATTCCCAATTCATCATCATTCTCACAATCATCATTACCAGATTCTGAAACATGAACCTTCTGAACTCTACCTTTCTTTCTGTCATCCTTACTGCGGAAAACAGAAGCCAAATGCCCAACTTTGGAGCACTTGTAGCATTTTGCTGACTTAAATTTACAAGACTGACCTGAATGACTACCCCCACACGTATGACACGATAATTGTTCAGTGTATTTCCTGTCAATGTTCTCCTTTCCTTGTTCTGTCAGTTTGTTTACTTGAATGGTAGTACTGCTTGAAGGGTGAAATTCTTGAGTATTCCTGTCCGCCATCTCCATGGTCTTTGCAATGTTGCAAGCCTTTTCAAACGTTAGATCCTCTGTGTTCAATAGTTTATTTTGTATCTTTGGGTTGTTCAATCCACATACGAATCGGTCTCGTAGCGCCCGATTCAAATATTCGCCATAATTACAATGGATCGCCAGTCTCTTCAAGGCCAATACATAATCACTAACGGACTCCCCAGATTTTTTATCTCAGGTACCAAAATGGAAACTCAGCAATTTCAAGCGGCTTTGTGTTGTAGTGCTTCTCCAAGATTCGAACCATGTCAGTAAATTGAGTGTCCTTAGGTTTTGCGGGCGCTAACAAATTACGGAGAGTTGAATATACCTCTGGTCCCACTTCTGTAAGGAAAATTGCGCGTTTCCTATTTGCTACCACTTGGTTGGTGGCAGCACTTCCCTCTCCCGTGATTTCCACAATGTTGTTGGCTGTAAAAAACATTTCCATCCTTTTGACGTAAGCACTGAACGTTTCACGGGCAACGTCGAACTCGCCAACACGTCCAAATAGTCCACTCGTGTTAGTGCTGGTCATCTTGTACGCCACAACACACACAGCGTTGTCCCAAAACCGTGCACTATCAAGTGAGGTGGAAGAACGACCGATCGTAGTCGCCAAAAATGTAGTATTTTGTAAACTAACTTGGCTGAGAATAACCACTTAGGCAAACACATAACATGGCCGGTTCAACACAACTTTATTACAGCAATGCACTGTGATACTAACACAACATGTACCATAGGGTACTCAATATATTACACGCCACTATCTTGACACTGATTCACTGTTAATTTTGGTTCATGCATTCATCACAAGTAAATCGGATTTTTGCAACTCTCTTCTCATTGGTCTTCCAAAGTGTCTATTAAAACGACTTCAAAGTGTTCAAAATGCGGCGGCGAGATTGGTATCTGGATCCAGGAAGTATGATCATGTGTCACCCGTACTGCACCAGCTACATTGGCTCCCTGTTGACAAACGCATCATCTAAAAAATTTTACTCATGGTCTTTAAGTGTTTACACAACCTTGCTCCATCTTATCTTAGTAACTTGATCATAAAGTACACACCAAATAGAGCATTAAGACCTAGCTCTAAAAACTTGTTGGTCGTTCCTCCATCACGGACCAAGGGATATGGTGACAGGGCCTTCTCTGTATGCGGACCCAAATTATGGAACAATCTGCCTGAATCATTGCGACACAAAACTAAACTGGAACTTTTTAAAAAGAACCTAAAgacttatttgttttaaatttatttaatttatttattttcttattgtcattaattttgtatatatttttaattagtgtattttttattatattgcgCATTGAATGTGAAGCGCCACTGAACTTTTGGATTTTGGTGctatacaaattatttattattattattattattattatcaaactCAAATACATGAAACTGATGCTGACACACGTTGACAGCAAAATAGATGACTGCAACTCTGCCACTGAGGTGTGTAAGTCTGTGGATTTGCTACAAGCTATTAGGTGGATTGCCCAGGCCTGGGAGAGCGTGTCAGAATCGACTATCAAGAAATGCTTTGCCAAAGCAGGTATTCTTTCAGGTGACGAGTCCGTTGTTGCGTTTCCTGCTGACCACGGGGAATTTGACCCATTCGAGGACCTAGATTCCGGCGAACTCATGCAGGTGAATTCTTTGTTGAGCGATACCAGTCCCGTGTCTGAATCTGATACACCTTTTGCAGTTGAAGCCTTAGATGCAACTTCCATGCCGTTAACATGCAAAGAGCACAGCGCTAATTGGGAGGAGGAATTTTTCTCCACTCTATCAGCATCCACCTCCCAGAATTCAGAAGAGGATGACAGCGACGATGACATAGTTAAGATAACTGCTCAGCCAAAAGAAGTTAAAATCAAATCGATGAAAGACGCCATGTCAATGCTCGAAGACATCACTGAATACCTCACCGATGAAAATCTCACAGACATGGCAAACAACCTTTCCAGGGTCTTATTCAAAGTTCAGTCGACCAGGTTGGCCCAAAGACTGAATACTGCCACTCAAACCAAAGTCACCGACTTTTTTAAATAAGGACGCTGTATCAAAGCTCATTTTTAGTCAAATACAGTACAAACTTTATTGACTTTATCTTTGGTAAGAAGATTTCAGTACATGTTTTGTTACAGTTACATACATTTGAAGTTTCAGTTACAGTTGCAACTGAAGGACAATTAAAGCGTTTGTTACCGTAAAAAAGTGTCTTCTAGggtcttttcttcaataaaacATGTGTTTGTAACGTTTTTTCTGACAACCCGCTTAATACGGACACCCCGTTTATACGGACACTTGTGCAGGTCCAGTTGGTGTCCGTATTaacggggttccactgtatttgTAATGTTAAATTTAAAGGTACCAACATGCACGGGCCGGGGTAAGTTGATGATGTCATTTTGGATTGAATGTAAGGTGGCGCAACGAACGTCATAACTTGGCCTTGTCTCGAAAGTGCCGTGTCTAGGACTGGGGACAATTAACAACTGTTGTCTGTTGTTAACGTGTGAAACGCATTGCTGTCACTTTTCACAGCAGCTGATGCGAGCTACAGTAAATGCCCGACTGTTAGAATATTTAGCATGTAGACCAGCTTGAGCAGCCAAAGCGTGAGATTTCCTTGTGCAAGCGAAAAAATTTATTGTGGCTATGAACAAGTAAGTTGCGAAACCCTTCTCTcttctgtaatcattttttgTAGCTTGTAAACAAAGATACTTTAAGACCTTTATATCATCGGTGTTTTGATTGTGGTGTTTTGCATCGAATTGTGACCCGTttcagggcacgaaattaacttttttggcaaggagccatctggctcctaaattttcaaaagtggtcgccaaggccaaaaagttaggagccattaaaaaaaaaagatagtttaaaaaacgcattatacagtaatgtcaaatggaagggttttcctaagtttgaagtgaagtgtctgTGCAACCACTTAAAAGGGATAAGGAATTAATCAAACAAAGGTGCCTAAGCAAGAGGCGCCTTGGTAATTTAAGGTAGTACAACCTTAGTTACCCTACTACAactaaataacaaaatagtACCAAGTGACGTATTTTCAACAACTGCCAGAATAAACTAAACAGATCCTTTTTGGTTCGTTGCAGCATTTTTAAACGTATCTACCCGAGTTATCTGAACTATTTTAATGCTATTTTCAGAATTATCAagccattaataatgataactaACAGACTGAATTTTCCAGCATTGCATGCGCCTTAGTAACAACACTGATTGCAGTTTCTGTCAACTGAAACACTAAAATCTAGCAACTTTCAACTAGTGTATGGTTGTGACCTATTTCTACTGAAAAACAAGATTTCTCAACTCAACATAATTTCAGATTCCAAATGTCAGAACACTAATCCACTTACAGGTTCTTTGTAAACAATAAAAGTCATTGCAATGTATTTTGACTTCACATTTTGCAATCATAACATCTATGATTTGAAGCTGGAGATCAAGGAGAAGATTATGTTCACTTCTAGCTGCAGGAAAAGTTTGGTCGCCACTGTCTTTCGCCTTTACGTCTGTCTCGTGCAAACCAGCGGTTAACTGAAGGGGCTGGGTCGAAGTTATCTAGTGGTGGACCTTGAGCTGAGATTCGAATCAATCCCTCAAGCGTTTGGGTCTTCAGCGAAGCTCGGAGGCTACTTTTGATTCTGTTCTGTGCAGAGACCATTCTTTCACAACCAGCAGCCGATATGGGCAGGACAAGGAGAATCTCAACAAGATGAAGAATGTCTTTGAGATCACTTTTATATGGATCTTTGGAGAGCAACGTTTTCCATAAGCTGCCGTAGTCCTTGTCACGGAACTAACCATTGACAGCGATCTTCAAAGAGTGCCACTGGTGTATAACATCCTCAACTTGGCATCCTGCGGACTTCAGAGCTGGATCAAACCAGTTGACCAGTCTTTCTATGTTAGTATCCCCGAAGTGGATCAAATCTGAATCTTTGGCTGGCCAGGAGTCGACATTGAAGACTAAAGGATCCTGGACGACGTCAGGTGGGCCATACAAGGTTTGCTTTCTGGAGGAGCTTGGTGATGGTGTATTCATCAACGATCCAAAACGTTCGTTAAGGCCATTCACACAAAGATCAACTGCCTTGTTGACCTCAGAGGAGAAACTTGGCCCAACACCAGACCGCTTAACTTTTCCCTCTAGACTTCCTTCCATCCCTCCTTTGTCATCAGACTTGCTCAAGACGGCTTCAAACTGCTGAAAATGTCCCTTTGGAACATGGCGATTTTTTAGGCAACTGATTTCCGCTTCTGTTTCATTGAGCTGAGAAACAGCGGCAGGGAGGATTAGAGAGTCACTCTGCATCTTCAGACTGAGTCTGCTCAAAATGGTGAACATATCTGCCAAAAAGTGACAGAACGCCGCAAACTGGATATCTCGCATTCTTTTGGCGATGTATTTTGCGCGGCCTTTAATGTTGGCGTTGTTTGAAGATGCACTCAGGTGGTCCATGTGATAGATCACTAGAGCATACTGGCCTGTGGTGTCATCTGGTGTTTTGGACTCGGCAGGCTTTATGAAGACTTTAAGTGCGCGACTCACATGTGGTAACCATCGCGTTCCAGTAACTTGGTTTGGTTTTAAGACATTAACGCCAAGTTCACCAGCAAGATCTTTTAGATCGCGTGTACTTTTGGGGCTAAAGTGGTAGGTCTTCCATATCAAGTTTAGCACGTCGTATACCTCCTGAACCAACTTGCAACTTCTCTGCATCTCGAGAAGAGCTAGTTCAAGCCTGTGAGGCAGACAGTGAAAGTCTAATAAGTATGGAATGTCTTTTCTAATGATTGCACCAACTCCACCCTTTTTCCCCAGGTTTACACTTGCGCCGTCAGCCCCAAATGCGACGACCTTCTTTCCCCATTGAGGAACGTCCTCAAATGCGCTAACTACAGCTTCCTTAAtacctaaaaaagaaaaagaggaacgGAAAATGGGGTTTATTGAGTTTTTTTACGGTCCtgttttcatttaattacatGTATTGTGCAGTTTTATTTAATAGAACAGGAATGATGTACTAGGCCATTTCTTTCTGCGGTATTTTATCCTTGTTTAAGTGCAAACATAGTTGATTTCTTATGGTtccatattattattacaaaatcgGATGGTTTTGGACTATGCTAAGATAGTTTTTATTGAAACGTACCCTCAGCATGGCCATGTGCAACAGCTTTGTGTCCTATCATGCAGTTCACAGGAATCCCATCTCTCACAAAACGGCAAACTATGGTTTCGTTCTCCACACCACTGAAATCAGCGCTTCCATCCGCCATTATGCTGAAAAAGTTTTTTGAGTTTAACTCTTGGATAAGATCTTCTTTAAGGCATGCAgacaaaaataggcagtcgaagactacatgtagctacttctttagtagggaaataaaaaacagaaacggtttggcatgcaaccctgacaagacagaagaagatcacctatgctattgctttcagagcattactcttcctggtattgattgatattggtggctatattagatcgccaataccagctccccaagatctcagagtgcttgttgattcacatttgatgttgtctaaacttgttaaagtgcatatgacacgacattttttgactgttttggaataatcattgtttgaagtatttatttttcgatttttagacagtttcattgaaaattgatgatattatgagcttgcaaaaattgggtttttgcgtgaaaattatggtattcaaatcgcgcggccaaagtaccatgtgacttagattgtggtgtagtcttggttgcaaactcgcaaacacaacacaaaatatggcagagctagcaagtaaaccgaagagaagaggaggaaggtattgtgttgcagggactcccaacaaccaaagctttcaaaatacattgttctcccctgttataacaatgcaccagttcccaacagacgcagttttgcgggacaaaaggataaaatttgtctaaagtcatcgaagagactttaagccggaagagaagtacacatcgctgtgctctgcacacttcgaggcatcttgttacaactttcctattcagcagGAGGGGATAGAGATGAATCgattattaataaaaggatcagtaccaacgcgtgatacaattattgcaagtctgcattcttttcagtttcaatattaattttgagctgtgacaaatgcttcttgctgtacctaaaactaaaactaagctttatggggacagatcgttcgctgccagggcccctagactttggaatgcactacccgtagacattaagaagaagactcctgttctgctagtgctatagagtatagagatcatattattgtagagcaTCAAGAATACTATtaccattgttattattatgtatagagtataaacaatattagcattactctacagtatagtttttcatgtttttcttcagaaacctattgtaattttagtttctcatactgcatgtaatttgaatttcaagacgttagatttgtttactgtaaagctttgagaattttgtaaagctaaatatatcatttttattactattatgattattatataaagaaaacttaaatggaaagcaagttaattgtttggtctctcaaccaattgaaaataggcctctgaggggacatgaggttactgtttggaaacacagaagtgcaaaaccaatgaaagtataccctgcaagcagagtcctcaccttttcactatttgtattttcatagtatttccatggctgtctaaggcaacagatacgacagccatgaaaagaccaggaaatacaaacgacaagataagaaacctcagctagcacctgggtgatgaaagtaggaaaaaatccattgaaatgactatcaagttaaattgtggaactgtgtatatcaattttacctcactttaaagcatctcgtaattttttttttggtttaaatgagtcatagaactgaACATGACAGTcccaaggtaatgttgttgtacaaaaaaatatgttttagtgcatattgttttgacataatactacattgtaattaagtaattaaatgtgttgtaagttgtgttaaatttaaataagtatgcaaatttggttagtcaagaaggaagaaacaaagtgtgaatgagcagcaaagggcttcctcgtcttcggacccttttctcgcagattcacTCATCTATCtgcctcttgctataacattcccttgatcaaatttaaggtaacactggaaatcgtaacaccagaagtgaaaaaaaaacacagtaatttacaccacagctagtaagtgagcaagaatgacatcaatgatctaacaccaaaaaatgagaagactacattttatgtacacaaagtaccggttcttgcctttggtaataacaatttaaaataatctgtggcaatcatttatctgctaacagcaaatggaaatttgtgtatttttcgtagatagagcacttttcagtttcaacatgtggaagtatacatttctttaacttgaaatatcattcaacatcagctacaatgttacttcaccaaacaaattgatcctatgaaaacttacttaatagaaaaacttgatcctcaatggaaaagatagcttttcacaccatcacatgtaactgtgcatttccttgtcagttctaataaggacatgacatacaagtttgattaatacttttttcgccaaatggagttagtcaaatcagTATAAGGGTTTGcgagatgatgtgcgtggaccaattcgaggtgtttcgctgcacaaatcgctccatcatggccgtctaacgaagtcaaacatctaggttcagcgttggtttttctggtggaaattttgaGCAGACCGCCACTCAACCtcaaagaagtcctttctagcaAACAttgtgcacattgtttgaacgctgtgcctgattactggagcaaaatagcagaacattgtaagcaaatcctccttccagtaatcccacactgttgactccaaatggaactggaacgtttcagtcgataagtagtcgatcgttgacgagagcggacgaaaaaggatcggatgataacgatattggcctcggctatcgacgacgtagtagcgtttcgtcgagtctgaaatcgtataaaaccgataccgcgaaatactaccgataaatgtaccgaacacaatccgaagattggaccactcacggacttacacactcgatgacatagtagctacttctcttataagagaagtagctacaaaaatgacACGAATTCTGCGCaacttttctcatttgcatacgTAAGGTTAATGCTGACTCCATTTTTTCTCTGCAGTGAAAGCAACCCTTCAAATTTAGAAAAGGGTAGTTCCTCTTTTGCTACAAAGTACGCTGTATTTAGTTTGATTTCCATGTCTTTCCGGTCTTGAGCCTGTATGtctttgtttatctttgagAAAGTTTGGAATATCTGGCTttctttgattgttttttcttctgcaaaGGACTTCTCTCTGGCACGGATGTGACCATTGCTGATAGCATGTTTTTTGATCGTTTCTTTTTTGAAATTAGGACAACCTTTCAAAAAATCTGTTTTACCCGCTACACTTGGATGTTTACGGCATATGTCGCATGTCAACACGTTTTTATCACCATTGAAATTCATCTCTCCATTTCGGATTAAATCTCCGCTTTTGTTCGTCTTTGGCTTGTTTTCTGTCATCAGGTCTTTCACAGCTTTTCGTGCGTTCCTGTTTACTCTGTAGCTTTGTTTGTTCCCTTTGTGGCTGGTTGCTGGACGTGGTTGGAGGTTCATTGTTCTTTAAGGGCTTTCTCTCTTCATCAGCACTGCTGGCAAAGTTAAGgtctttctctttcttcctttttgaaCTTTGTGAGCCAAAGTAGCATTCCAGGGTGAGGGGTCTCTTTCTTTGGTTGGCTGATTTCACTGATGCGGTTTCTTGATTATGCTTTTTAGGCTGAATTTCTTTTTCCGCCTTTACCGATCGAGTATAACGGAACAAAATGATTTGGAGAATACCAAGCTCCCCTTCTGTTATCTAGGTTCCCGTCTCTAGTCCACAACACAAAGAGCGGCTCAAGGGGTACTATGTTCTGAATCTCACGGGGACATATTTCAGTGTGCAAGAAACCCCGTATCCAAGTTTGACAATTTGGATATGAAGAGAAAATGGGCCTGGCATAACAGTCGACAGCGCAGCAATGTGAAAAAACCCGCTCCACTCCTTACTTTTAGTTGCAATCAGAGCTTCCGACCAAATTGCATCCTCTTTGCTCTTGTTGCTGTCGATATAAACCTTATCACTCTCTCTAGTAAGGCAAAGGGAAAACAACTTGTCCTCTTGATGATCGGCTGACAAAAAAGAAGTGAATCTTGGGTGTTGTATGTAGAATTGACAGTTCAGGAGGAGCTCAACAGCCATAAGCAAACGCAAAAGACTCATTTGTGTCTCGTCACCCAGCAAAGCTAACGACACAGCATTAAAACGGCAGTTTCCATCAGGGGATGTTTTTGTTGCTGCTATTTCTGGCTCCAAAGGTAGATCTTCTGGCACCAGTGACATTGCCATTTTGTCTGTCGGCAAACCAACGTGACCACGGAGCGGCAAAGTTCGAAAAAACTGCTTCTCTTTGgcgtattttttttccaaacccCGCGAGAATTCTAAAACGTTGCCCTTGGTGACGGTTGTACACGCAGTCAGTATTTTAAATAACTCTTCCCGATCACTGTCACTgctcattttaaatttaaatcaagCCAAATGACAGCAAGTGGAAGGTGTCGCCACGGTTGGAAAAGTACGGAATGTTGTGAGCCCGCAATGTTGTTAGCAAAAGGGACATTTAACTTCACAATATACGACAgaacatttggaaaatccaagatggcggatgtcgACATGTTTGCAGACCTTCCGGGATTATGcgttttttttcagcaaattatgcACTATTTTTTGGCGAATTATGCGCCCAAAATCCTGAATTATGCGAATTGCGCAATATTTTTAAGCGAAAAAttctaattgttttaatttattaaccTTATCAGCAAgggttttttaaaacaaattgag
The nucleotide sequence above comes from Acropora muricata isolate sample 2 chromosome 12, ASM3666990v1, whole genome shotgun sequence. Encoded proteins:
- the LOC136893616 gene encoding uncharacterized protein; translated protein: MKALARTCTPHSTTSAMPAELLMRRRLRTRLSLVKPNLARTVESKQNKQKEYKDSNSCQDRLFVEKDVVRVRNTQASSSTERWILRRVVKVCGPRAYLVKTGHKTRYVHVDHLIKAHNKVPNEIEELDIPVLELCEQSNLGLDYRQDSTSVPQPPVNLSDEDSEPNSSVNEGHVNTPSPVVLRRLERVRKPVVRLSL